A single window of Gossypium arboreum isolate Shixiya-1 chromosome 13, ASM2569848v2, whole genome shotgun sequence DNA harbors:
- the LOC108452917 gene encoding uncharacterized protein LOC108452917 isoform X3, giving the protein MQTGNLPQSLSMNSPFGGPSASNPTAAGAPANKDRKMATAEHLVLDLSNPDLRENALLELSKRELFQDLAPLLWNSFGTIAALLQEIVSIYPVLSPPNLTPAQSNRVCNALALLQCVASHPDTRMLFLNAHIPLYLYPFLNTTSKSRPFEYLRLTSLGVIGALVKVDDTEVISFLLSTEIIPLCLRTMEMGSELSKTVATFIVQKILLDDVGLDYICTTAERFFAVGRVLGNMVAALAEQPSSRLLKHIIRCYLRLSDNPRACDALRSCLPDMLRDVTFSSCLREDQTTRRWLQQLLHNVGVNRVPTLQAGAGFDHMLVN; this is encoded by the exons ATGCAAACGGGAAATCTGCCACAATCTCTCTCGATGAATTCGCCTTTTGGAGGACCGAGCGCGTCGAATCCAACTGCTGCCGGAGCTCCGGCGAATAAGGATCGGAAAATGGCAACGGCAGAGCATTTAGTTCTCGATCTCAGCAACCCTGATCTCCGAGAAAACGCACTTCTGGAACTATCGAAG AGAGAATTATTTCAAGATTTGGCTCCATTGTTGTGGAATTCTTTTGGTACTATTGCTGCACTTTTACAG GAGATAGTTTCAATTTATCCTGTTCTCTCACCTCCAAATCTGACTCCAGCTCAATCAAATCGAGTTTGTAATGCTCTTGCTCTGCTTCAG TGTGTAGCTTCTCATCCAGACACAAGGATGTTATTCCTGAATG CTCATATACCCTTGTATCTGTATCCTTTCCTTAATACGACCAGTAAGTCAAGGCCGTTTGAGTATTTGAGGCTTACTAGCTTAGGTGTCATTGGTGCCTTGGTGAAG GTTGATGATACTGAAGTTATCAGCTTCCTCCTGTCCACTGAGATAATCCCATTATGTCTGCGCACAATGGAGATGGGCAGTGAACTGTCGAAAACA GTTGCTACTTTTATAGTTCAGAAGATTCTACTAGATGATGTTGGCTTGGACTATATTTGCACCACTGCAGAGCGGTTTTTTGCAGTTGGTCGAGTTCTGGGTAATATGGTTGCAGCACTTGCTGAGCAGCCCTCTTCGCGACTACTGAAACATATTATTCGATGTTATCTTCGTTTGTCAGATAACCCAAG GGCTTGTGATGCATTAAGAAGTTGCCTTCCGGATATGCTACGAGATGTCACCTTTAGCAGTTGTCTTCGT GAGGATCAAACCACTAGGAGATGGCTGCAGCAGTTGCTTCACAATGTTGGAGTGAATCGAGTGCCAACTCTTCAGGCCGGTGCAGGATTCGATCACATGCTGGTTAACTGA
- the LOC108452916 gene encoding FT-interacting protein 3: protein MQKPPQSIDFALKETSPKIGAGAVTGDKLSSTYDLVEQMQYLYVRVVKAKDLPGKDVTGGCDPYVEVKLGNYKGVTKHFEKKNNPEWNQVFAFSKERIQASVLEVYVKDKDVVADDLIGRALFDLNEIPKRIPPDSPLAPQWYRLEDRKGDKAKGELMLAVWMGTQADEAFPEAWHSDAASVGPDAVASIRSKVYLSPKLWYVRVNVIEAQDLVPNDKSRFPEVFVKAMLGNQALKTRISQSKTINPMWNEDLMFVVAEPFEEPLVLSVEDRVGGNKDETLGKCVIPLHMVQRRLDHRPVNSRWLNLEKHVIVDGEKKEIKFASRIHLRICLEGGYHVLDESTHYSSDLRPTAKQLWRPSIGILELGILSAHGLMPMKTKDGRGTTDAYCVAKYGQKWIRTRTIVDNFMPRWNEQYTWEVFDTCTVITVGVFDNGHVHGGAGGARDAKIGKVRIRLSTLEADRVYTHSYPLLVLHPSGVKKTGEIQLALRFTCSSLINMLHMYSHPLLPKMHYIHPLSVIQLDVLRHQAMQIVSTRLSRAEPPLRKEVVEYMLDVDSHMWSMRRSKANFFRIMGVLSGLIAVGKWFDQICNWRNPLTTILIHILFIILVLYPELILPTIFLYLFLIGIWNYRWRPRHPPHMDTRLSHADAAHPDELDEEFDNFPTSRPSDIVRMRYDRLRSIAGRVQTVIGDLATQGERFQSLLSWRDPRATTLFVTFCLIAALVLYVTPFQVVALLAGIYVLRHPRFRHKLPSTPLNFFRRLPARSDSML from the coding sequence ATGCAGAAGCCACCACAGTCTATAGATTTCGCTTTGAAGGAGACTTCACCGAAGATCGGTGCCGGAGCGGTGACGGGCGATAAGCTATCGAGCACGTATGATCTGGTGGAGCAAATGCAATACCTTTACGTTCGTGTGGTAAAGGCGAAAGATTTACCGGGGAAAGATGTAACTGGTGGCTGTGATCCTTATGTCGAAGTTAAGCTAGGGAACTATAAAGGAGTTACTAAGCATTTCGAAAAGAAGAACAATCCCGAATGGAATCAAGTGTTTGCGTTCTCGAAAGAACGGATTCAAGCTTCGGTTTTAGAAGTATATGTGAAAGATAAAGATGTGGTGGCTGATGATTTAATCGGAAGGGCATTGTTCGATCTTAATGAGATTCCGAAAAGAATTCCACCAGATAGTCCGTTGGCACCGCAATGGTATCGGTTGGAGGACCGGAAGGGGGATAAAGCTAAAGGAGAGTTAATGCTTGCTGTTTGGATGGGGACACAAGCCGACGAAGCATTTCCTGAGGCTTGGCACTCGGATGCTGCATCAGTTGGTCCAGATGCTGTTGCGAGTATCCGGTCGAAAGTTTATCTTTCGCCTAAGCTTTGGTATGTGAGAGTGAATGTGATCGAAGCTCAAGATTTGGTACCTAATGACAAAAGCCGGTTCCCCGAGGTTTTCGTGAAAGCAATGCTCGGAAATCAAGCTTTGAAGACTCGGATATCTCAAAGTAAAACTATTAATCCGATGTGGAATGAGGACTTGATGTTTGTGGTTGCCGAGCCGTTTGAAGAGCCGTTGGTGCTAAGTGTTGAAGATAGGGTCGGGGGGAACAAAGACGAAACGTTGGGGAAATGTGTGATTCCTTTACATATGGTGCAGCGAAGGTTGGACCATAGACCGGTGAATAGTCGATGGCTTAATCTCGAGAAACATGTGATTGTCGATGGAGAGAAAAAAGAGATTAAATTCGCTAGTAGGATTCATTTGAGGATTTGTTTAGAAGGTGGATATCATGTTTTGGATGAATCAACTCATTATAGTAGTGATCTTAGGCCGACAGCTAAACAGTTATGGAGACCGAGTATCGGGATTTTGGAACTTGGTATTCTAAGTGCTCATGGACTTATGCCGATGAAAACAAAAGATGGACGAGGAACTACGGATGCTTATTGTGTAGCTAAGTATGGGCAGAAATGGATCCGGACGAGGACGATTGTCGATAACTTTATGCCAAGGTGGAACGAGCAATACACTTGGGAGGTTTTCGATACTTGTACTGTTATCACAGTGGGTGTTTTCGATAACGGACATGTACATGGCGGAGCCGGAGGGGCTAGAGACGCGAAAATCGGGAAGGTACGAATTCGGCTTTCTACGCTTGAAGCCGATAGGGTGTATACACACTCGTATCCTTTACTTGTGCTGCATCCATCAGGCGTGAAAAAAACGGGCGAAATCCAATTGGCGTTGAGATTCACTTGTTCGAGTTTGATTAACATGTTGCATATGTACTCGCATCCGTTATTACCAAAGATGCATTACATTCATCCATTATCGGTGATTCAACTCGATGTTTTAAGGCATCAAGCTATGCAGATTGTTTCGACGAGACTCAGTCGAGCCGAGCCACCATTGAGGAAAGAAGTTGTCGAGTACATGCTCGATGTCGATTCGCATATGTGGAGTATGAGGAGAAGCAAAGCGAATTTTTTCCGAATCATGGGTGTTTTAAGTGGATTAATTGCTGTCGGAAAATGGTTCGATCAAATCTGTAACTGGAGAAACCCTCTTACGACGATTTTAATCCATATCCTTTTTATCATCTTAGTCCTTTATCCCGAGCTGATACTTCCAACGATCTTTCTTTACCTTTTCTTAATTGGAATATGGAATTATCGGTGGAGACCACGACACCCTCCTCATATGGATACTCGGCTTTCACATGCTGATGCAGCTCATCCTGATGAACTAGACGAAGAGTTCGATAATTTTCCGACTTCTCGACCTTCCGATATCGTTCGGATGAGGTACGATCGTTTAAGAAGTATAGCTGGGAGAGTTCAAACTGTGATCGGTGACCTCGCAACTCAAGGGGAACGATTTCAGTCCTTGCTAAGCTGGAGAGACCCAAGAGCAACCACATTATTCGTGACGTTCTGTTTGATCGCTGCCTTGGTTCTTTACGTTACACCATTCCAAGTCGTTGCTCTTCTTGCAGGAATTTACGTTTTACGACACCCGAGGTTCCGTCACAAGCTTCCATCGACACCTCTTAACTTCTTTAGGAGGTTGCCTGCAAGATCAGACAGCATGTTATGA
- the LOC108450267 gene encoding DNA topoisomerase 6 subunit B, with protein sequence MESESPTETKKGKSKTPKKAKESILKQKSPAEFFAENKNIAGFDNPGKCLYTTVRELVENALDSAEAISELPVIEITIEEIVKSKFNSMIGLVDRERVDEELYDDYETAKAREKRLAKEARAQEIQAKNAALGKKVKEHAVSKSSKGRGEASFYRVTCRDNGRGMPHDDIPNMFGRVLSGTKYGLKQTRGKFGLGAKMALIWSKMSTGLPIEISSSMRGQNYLSFCRLDIDIHRNIPHIHLHEKRDNKDKWHGAEIQVVIEGNWTTYRSKILHYMRQMAVITPYAQFLFKFVSDAPDKNVTIKFARRTDVMPPVPVETKHHPSSVDILLIKRLIAETSKQNLMQFLQHEFVNIGKPLAERLIGEMGPEFSPKTAVKSLTDQQIVRIHQLFRQAKFDDPSGDCLSPAGEYNLRLGIIKELHPDMVATYSGSAQVFEGHPFIVEAGVSVGGKDVKQGLNIFRFANRIPLLFEQGGDVVTRTALKRISWNNYKINQTQDKIGVFVSIVSTKIPFKGTGKEYIGDDISEIASAVKSAIQQCCIQLKSKIVKKMQAREQQERKRNLSKYIPDATNAVYDVLKEMAKSHASKKKRYEEGDADILRKVSDHLITKETLYEKLTQHVEKVDYEMALEYATQTGVREEPREDIYLESLDDKGNFFDFHSPIFVFRLFL encoded by the exons ATGGAAAGTGAAAGTCCAACAGAGACGAAGAAAGGCAAATCAAAAACTCCAAAAAAAGCAAAAGAAAGCATTCTTAAGCAAA AGTCTCCTGCTGAGTTCTTCGCAGAGAACAAGAACATTGCTGGTTTTGATAAT CCTGGGAAATGTCTATACACAACTGTTAGAGAACTAGTTGAAAATGCGTTAGATTCAGCAGAAGCAATATCTGAGCTTCCAGTGATAGAAATAACAAT AGAAGAGATTGTCAAAAGTAAATTCAATTCCATGATTGGGCTTGTTGATAGAGAACGTGTTGACGAAGAATTATATGATGATTATGAGACAGCTAAGGCCCGTGAG AAAAGGTTAGCTAAAGAAGCTCGAGCTCAAGAAATACAAGCAAAGAATGCTGCTCTTGGGAAGAAAGTCAAAGAACATGCGGTTTCCAAGAGTTCCAAGGGTCGAGGCGAAGCTTCTTTTTACAGGGTGACATGCAGG GACAATGGAAGAGGCATGCCACATGATGACATCCCAAACATGTTTGGACGAG TTCTGTCTGGCACAAAGTATGGATTGAAACAGACGCGAGGGAAGTTTGGTCTTGGTGCAAAAATG GCATTAATTTGGTCCAAAATGAGTACAGGCCTGCCGATTGAGATCTCATCATCAATGAGGGGTCAAAATTATCTCTCATTCTGTAGGTTGGATATAGACATTCATAG GAACATTCCTCACATTCACTTGCATGAAAAACGTGACAACAAGGATAAATGGCATGGAGCAGAAATTCAAGTGGTCATTGAGGGAAATTGGACAACGTACCGC TCCAAGATATTGCATTATATGAGACAGATGGCTGTTATCACCCCATATGCTCAATTTCTATTTAAGTTTGTATCGGACGCCCCTGA TAAAAATGTCACTATAAAGTTTGCACGGAGGACAGATGTAATGCCTCCAGTCCCAGTTGAGACAAAGCACCATCCTTCTTCTGTTGACATACTACTAATCAAACGTCTTATAGCTGAAACTTCAAAGCAAAACCTAATGCAGTTTCTTCAGCATGAATTTGTAAATATTGGAAAACCCCTTGCTGAGCGATTAATTG GAGAAATGGGTCCagaatttagtccaaaaacagcTGTTAAATCTCTCACCGATCAGCAAATTGTTCGAATTCACCAGTTATTTCGTCAAGCTAAATTCGATGACCCCAGTGGTGAT TGTCTAAGCCCTGCTGGTGAATACAATCTTCGGTTAGGAATTATAAAGGAGCTACATCCTGACATGGTTGCAACTTATTCTGGCAG TGCTCAAGTGTTTGAGGGACACCCATTCATTGTGGAAGCTGGTGTTAGTGTGGGTGGAAAAGATGTTAAACAG GGTTTGAATATTTTCCGATTTGCAAATCGAATACCGCTTCTTTTTGAGCAAGGTGGTGATGTTGTCACGAGGACTGCGCTAAAGAGAATCAG TTGGAATAATTACAAGATCAACCAAACACAAGATAAAATCGGTGTCTTTGTGAGTATTGTAAGCACGAAAATTCCATTTAAAGGGACTGGAAAGGAGTACATCGGGGATGATATCAGCGAAATAGCTAGTGCTGTCAAA TCTGCAATTCAGCAATGCTGCATCCAACTGAAGTCGAAAATAGTAAAGAAAATGCAGGCGCGAGAACAGCAAGAGAGAAAACGAAATTTGAGCAA GTATATCCCCGATGCCACAAATGCCGTTTACGATGTTTTGAAAGAAATGGCAAAGTCACATGCATCGAAAAAGAAGCGTTACGAGGAAGGAGATGCAGATATTCTTCGAAAAGTATCCGATCATTTGATTACCAAAGAAACACTATATGAAAAGCTCACTCAACATGTTGAAAAG GTGGATTACGAGATGGCATTAGAATACGCAACGCAAACCGGAGTACGAGAAGAGCCGAGAGAAGATATATATTTAGAGTCTCTAGATGATAAAGGTAACTtttttgatttccatagtcccataTTTGTCTTTAGACTCTTTCTATAG
- the LOC108452917 gene encoding uncharacterized protein LOC108452917 isoform X1 has product MQTGNLPQSLSMNSPFGGPSASNPTAAGAPANKDRKMATAEHLVLDLSNPDLRENALLELSKKRELFQDLAPLLWNSFGTIAALLQEIVSIYPVLSPPNLTPAQSNRVCNALALLQCVASHPDTRMLFLNAHIPLYLYPFLNTTSKSRPFEYLRLTSLGVIGALVKVDDTEVISFLLSTEIIPLCLRTMEMGSELSKTVATFIVQKILLDDVGLDYICTTAERFFAVGRVLGNMVAALAEQPSSRLLKHIIRCYLRLSDNPRACDALRSCLPDMLRDVTFSSCLREDQTTRRWLQQLLHNVGVNRVPTLQAGAGFDHMLVN; this is encoded by the exons ATGCAAACGGGAAATCTGCCACAATCTCTCTCGATGAATTCGCCTTTTGGAGGACCGAGCGCGTCGAATCCAACTGCTGCCGGAGCTCCGGCGAATAAGGATCGGAAAATGGCAACGGCAGAGCATTTAGTTCTCGATCTCAGCAACCCTGATCTCCGAGAAAACGCACTTCTGGAACTATCGAAG aagAGAGAATTATTTCAAGATTTGGCTCCATTGTTGTGGAATTCTTTTGGTACTATTGCTGCACTTTTACAG GAGATAGTTTCAATTTATCCTGTTCTCTCACCTCCAAATCTGACTCCAGCTCAATCAAATCGAGTTTGTAATGCTCTTGCTCTGCTTCAG TGTGTAGCTTCTCATCCAGACACAAGGATGTTATTCCTGAATG CTCATATACCCTTGTATCTGTATCCTTTCCTTAATACGACCAGTAAGTCAAGGCCGTTTGAGTATTTGAGGCTTACTAGCTTAGGTGTCATTGGTGCCTTGGTGAAG GTTGATGATACTGAAGTTATCAGCTTCCTCCTGTCCACTGAGATAATCCCATTATGTCTGCGCACAATGGAGATGGGCAGTGAACTGTCGAAAACA GTTGCTACTTTTATAGTTCAGAAGATTCTACTAGATGATGTTGGCTTGGACTATATTTGCACCACTGCAGAGCGGTTTTTTGCAGTTGGTCGAGTTCTGGGTAATATGGTTGCAGCACTTGCTGAGCAGCCCTCTTCGCGACTACTGAAACATATTATTCGATGTTATCTTCGTTTGTCAGATAACCCAAG GGCTTGTGATGCATTAAGAAGTTGCCTTCCGGATATGCTACGAGATGTCACCTTTAGCAGTTGTCTTCGT GAGGATCAAACCACTAGGAGATGGCTGCAGCAGTTGCTTCACAATGTTGGAGTGAATCGAGTGCCAACTCTTCAGGCCGGTGCAGGATTCGATCACATGCTGGTTAACTGA
- the LOC108452917 gene encoding uncharacterized protein LOC108452917 isoform X2: MQTGNLPQSLSMNSPFGGPSASNPTAAGAPANKDRKMATAEHLVLDLSNPDLRENALLELSKNKELFQDLAPFVWNSFGTIAALIQEIVSIYPVLSPPNLTPAQSNRVCNALALLQCVASHPDTRMLFLNAHIPLYLYPFLNTTSKSRPFEYLRLTSLGVIGALVKVDDTEVISFLLSTEIIPLCLRTMEMGSELSKTVATFIVQKILLDDVGLDYICTTAERFFAVGRVLGNMVAALAEQPSSRLLKHIIRCYLRLSDNPRACDALRSCLPDMLRDVTFSSCLREDQTTRRWLQQLLHNVGVNRVPTLQAGAGFDHMLVN; encoded by the exons ATGCAAACGGGAAATCTGCCACAATCTCTCTCGATGAATTCGCCTTTTGGAGGACCGAGCGCGTCGAATCCAACTGCTGCCGGAGCTCCGGCGAATAAGGATCGGAAAATGGCAACGGCAGAGCATTTAGTTCTCGATCTCAGCAACCCTGATCTCCGAGAAAACGCACTTCTGGAACTATCGAAG aacAAGGAATTATTTCAAGATTTGGCTCCTTTCGTGTGGAATTCTTTTGGTACTATAGCTGCACTCATTCAG GAGATAGTTTCAATTTATCCTGTTCTCTCACCTCCAAATCTGACTCCAGCTCAATCAAATCGAGTTTGTAATGCTCTTGCTCTGCTTCAG TGTGTAGCTTCTCATCCAGACACAAGGATGTTATTCCTGAATG CTCATATACCCTTGTATCTGTATCCTTTCCTTAATACGACCAGTAAGTCAAGGCCGTTTGAGTATTTGAGGCTTACTAGCTTAGGTGTCATTGGTGCCTTGGTGAAG GTTGATGATACTGAAGTTATCAGCTTCCTCCTGTCCACTGAGATAATCCCATTATGTCTGCGCACAATGGAGATGGGCAGTGAACTGTCGAAAACA GTTGCTACTTTTATAGTTCAGAAGATTCTACTAGATGATGTTGGCTTGGACTATATTTGCACCACTGCAGAGCGGTTTTTTGCAGTTGGTCGAGTTCTGGGTAATATGGTTGCAGCACTTGCTGAGCAGCCCTCTTCGCGACTACTGAAACATATTATTCGATGTTATCTTCGTTTGTCAGATAACCCAAG GGCTTGTGATGCATTAAGAAGTTGCCTTCCGGATATGCTACGAGATGTCACCTTTAGCAGTTGTCTTCGT GAGGATCAAACCACTAGGAGATGGCTGCAGCAGTTGCTTCACAATGTTGGAGTGAATCGAGTGCCAACTCTTCAGGCCGGTGCAGGATTCGATCACATGCTGGTTAACTGA